The following are from one region of the Ptychodera flava strain L36383 chromosome 15, AS_Pfla_20210202, whole genome shotgun sequence genome:
- the LOC139152331 gene encoding late histone H2A.3, gonadal, producing the protein MSGRGKGGKAKGKAKSRSSRAGLQFPVGRVHRFLRKGNYAQRVGAGAPVYLAAVLEYLAAEILELAGNAARDNKKTRIIPRHLQLAVRNDEELNKLLGGVTIAQGGVLPNIQAVLLPKKTQAKSK; encoded by the coding sequence ATGTCTGGACGTGGTAAAGGAGGCAAAGCAAAGGGTAAGGCCAAGAGCCGATCCAGCCGCGCTGGTCTGCAGTTCCCCGTTGGTCGTGTGCACCGTTTCTTGCGCAAGGGCAACTACGCCCAGCGTGTCGGCGCCGGTGCTCCAGTCTACTTGGCTGCAGTGCTCGAATACTTGGCCGCTGAAATCCTCGAGTTGGCTGGCAACGCTGCTCGTGACAACAAGAAGACTAGAATCATCCCCCGTCACTTGCAGTTGGCTGTCCGTAATGATGAAGAGTTGAATAAACTTCTCGGTGGTGTCACCATCGCCCAGGGTggtgtattgccaaacatccaGGCAGTACTCTTGCCCAAGAAGACCCAAGCCAAATCAAAGTAA
- the LOC139152330 gene encoding histone H4, translated as MSGRGKGGKGLGKGGAKRHRKVLRDNIQGITKPAIRRLARRGGVKRISGLIYEETRGVLKVFLENVIRDAVTYTEHAKRKTVTAMDVVYALKRQGRTLYGFGG; from the coding sequence ATGTCTGGTCGTGGCAAAGGAGGCAAAGGTTTGGGAAAAGGAGGCGCCAAGCGTCATCGTAAGGTTCTGCGTGACAACATCCAGGGTATCACCAAGCCAGCTATCCGTCGTCTGGCCCGTCGTGGTGGTGTCAAGCGTATCTCTGGTCTCATCTACGAAGAAACCCGAGGTGTACTCAAGGTCTTCTTGGAGAACGTCATCCGTGATGCCGTCACCTACACCGAGCACGCCAAGAGAAAGACCGTCACCGCCATGGATGTGGTCTACGCTCTGAAACGCCAGGGCCGTACTCTGTACGGTTTCGGCGGTTAG
- the LOC139152332 gene encoding histone H2B, gonadal-like produces MAPKTSGKAAKKAGKAKAARTGDKKRKRRRKESYGIYIYKVLKQVHPDTGVSSKAMSIMNSFVNDIFERIAAEASRLAHYNKRSTITSREIQTAVRLLLPGELAKHAVSEGTKAVTKYTSSK; encoded by the coding sequence ATGGCTCCCAAAACCAGCGGTAAAGCTGCGAAGAAGGCCGGCAAGGCCAAAGCTGCACGTACTGGAGATAAGAAGAGGAAGAGGCGAAGGAAGGAAAGCTATGGTATCTACATCTACAAGGTGTTGAAACAGGTCCACCCCGATACTGGTGTCTCCTCCAAAGCAATGTCAATCATGAACAGCTTCGTCAACGACATCTTCGAGCGTATCGCCGCTGAAGCTTCCCGCTTGGCACACTACAACAAGCGTTCCACCATCACCAGCAGAGAGATTCAGACCGCTGTACGTCTCTTGCTGCCCGGTGAGCTTGCCAAGCACGCCGTCAGTGAAGGCACCAAAGCCGTCACCAAATACACCAGCTCAAAGTAA